The Nocardiopsis composta genome includes the window CCGCCCAGCGCGCCGCCGACCGCGCCGCCCGCACCGAGCGAGGCCACCGAGGCCGCGGCGACCCACGGCCCGGCGCCGCGGCCCGCGTCGGTGAAGCCGGTCCAGGCGTCGGTGATCAGCGCGCGCAGCCGGGCCCGCGGGTCGCGCTCCGCCCCGGCCTCCTCGGCCTCCCCGGCCAGGGCGAGCACCGCGCGCATCGCCTCTCCGGCGTCCGGGCGGCGCGCCGGATCGCGGTCGAGCGCGGCGCGGACCACCGGCAGCAGCTCGTCCGGGACACCGGACAGGTCGGGCGCGCCGGCGCGGGCGCGCTCCAGCAGCTCGTCCGCGGTGCCGCCGCCGAACGGCCCGCGGCCGGTGGCGGCGTAGACCACCAGCCCGCCCCAGGCGAACACGTCGGAACGCGGGGAGTCCGGCCCGCCGTCCAGCCGCTCCGGGGCGACCCACCCCGGGGTGCCGTAGGTCCGCTCCTCCGGCCGGGCGTCCTCGGCGGCCCGCGCGATGCCGAAGTCGAGCACCCGCGGGCCCGTGGGGGAGAGCATCACGTTGGCCGGTTTGACGTCGCGGTGCACCACCCCGGCGGCGTGCACCGCGGCCAGCGCCTCTGCGGTGCCGGCGGCGAACGACAGCAGCGCCCGCCCGCCGAGCGGGCCCACCTCGGCGACGTGCTCCTTGAGGGTGCGGCCGGGCACGAAATCGGTGGCCAGCCAGGGGGTCTCGGCCTGCGGGTCGGCGCCGAGGAAGGCGGGCGCGCACTCGGCGTCCACCCGGGCCAGCAGGCCGGCTTCGCGGGCGAACCGCTCCCGGTAGCCGGGGTCCTGCGCGTACCGGGGGTGGATCACCTTGACCGCGACCCGTTCGCCGCTCTCGCCGAGCGCACCGTAGACCGCGCCCATGCCGCCCGCGCCGATCCGGCCCACCACCCGGAACGGGCCGATCACCCGCGGGTCGCCGGGGTGCAGCGGGGCGAAGCCGCCGGGGAGCCGTGGACCGCCCGAGGGGGCCGTGGGGTGCTGCATCGGGGTCCTTCACCGGGGAGGGGAGCCGGGTCACCGACCAGCCTGGCACCGCCCCGGGGCCCGGACAAGGGGGACGGCCGCCGGCACCCCCGGCCGGTTCGTGCCGTTCCGGGCCGGTTGGGCACACCGGGGCCGCCCCGCCCGTCCACAGATCGGGGTGTGGGACCGGCGCGGGGTCGGGGAACAGGTGTATGTTGCGTCCTGTCACGGGCGGCCGCTCACGGTGATCGTCCCCGGCGCCGCCACCGCCGAGTGTCGGAGGAGCACATGCGCATCCCAGCCCGGATCGGTGCATCGGCCCTGGCCGTAGCCGCTGCGGTCGCCTGCGCGGGTCCCGGGTCCGCCGCTGCGGCGGAGCAGGCCGGCCGAGACGCGGACGGCTACTGCCCGAGCCTCTCGGAGGACCTGGAGTGGCACGGCGACAACCGCGCCGAACTGCAGCGGGTCATCGACGAACTGGGCATCTGCGGGGAGAGCGGCGAGGGCGGCGGGCGCGGCGGCGACCGGCCGGTGGCCGCCTTCGACTGGGACAACACGGTCACCAAGAACGACGTCACCGACGCGACGCTGGTCTGGGCGCTGCAGCACGACGAGATCCTCCGGCCGGCGGACTGGAGCGACGTCAACCCGTGGCTGACCCCGGCGGCCGACCGGGCGCTGACCGAGGCGTGCGGGGCGGACGTGCCGGTAGGCGAGCCGCTGCCCACCTCCACCGAGGCCGCCTGCGCCGACGAGATCTTCTCCATCCGCAGCGAGGCGCGGACGATGAGCGGCGAGCGCGCCTTCGAGGGCCAGTGGAACCACCGCCGCACGGTCCCGGAGTACGCCTGGGTCCCGCAGCTGTTCGCCGGGCACACCCCGGCCGAGGTCCGCGAGATCACCAAGAAGGCGCGCAAACGTGCGCTGGCCGCCCCGGTGGGCAGCACGCAGAAGGTGGGCACGCACACCGTCCCCGGCTACGTCCGCTACTACCCGCAGCAGCGCGACCTGATCCGCACCCTGGGCAAGGCCGGCTTCGACGTCTACGTCGTCTCGGCCGGCTTCGAGCCGATCGCCGAGACGTGGGCGGCCGGTGTCGGCGTCCCGCCGTCGCGCACCATCGCGATCCGCAGCGTCCTGGACGGGGGCCGGATCACCACCCGCAACGAGGGCTGCGGCGGAGCCGAGGGCGGCCAGGGCGAGGTCATCCCCTACATCGAGGGCAAGCGCTGCTGGGTCAACCAGGAGATCTTCGGCGTCGACGGCCCGGACGCCTGGGAGCGGCAGGACGCCGGCCGGCGCATCGCGCTCGGCTCCGGCGACTCCGACACCGACGTCTCCTTCGTCTCCGACGCGACCCACGCCCGCCTGGTCCTCAACCGCAACCAGGACGAGATCATGTGCCGCGCCTACGACGACGCCGACGGCACCTGGCTGGTCAACCCGATGTTCATCGAGCCCCTCCCGCAGCGGAGCGAGCCCTACCCCTGCTCCAGCACCGGCTACACCCGCCCCAACGGCAGCACCGGCCCGGTCCTCCGCGACGACGGCACCGTGATCCCGGACCAGAAGGACACCGCCTTCTGACCCCGGTCCCCGGTACCCGCCGGGGAGCGGCCGAGTATCGCTCCCCGGCCCCGCTCCGGCCGTCTTCTGTCACCACCCGGCACTACGTTCGGTGTCCACGTTCGAGCGGGCGGCGGCATGGGGGAGGCCCTATGTCCTTCAAGCCCGTGGTCGTCGAGGTGCACCGGCATCGGGAGGGGCCACTGGAGCCGATGCCCGGCCGGCCTGCCTGACGGCCCACTTCCGACCCGGGCCAGGGGCGGGCGGGAGCGTGCCGGAGCGGTGGCGGGGAAGCCCTTGCACCGCGGCCTCTCGGCGGATCCCGGGGCGGCGAACCAGGAGCGGGCCCTCGGCGGCGCGGCCGCGCGCAGCCCTCGGGACTTGCCGGCGGGAAACGCGAACGGCAGGCCAGAGGAGTCCTCTGACCTGCCGTCGGTATGCGTGGGCGATACAGGATTCGAACCTGTGACCTCTACCGTGTCAAGGTAGCGCTCTAACCAACTGAGCTAACCGCCCGGGCATCCCCGGAACAAGGGGTGGAGGCGGAGACGGGAATCGAACCCGTGTACAGGGATTTGCAGTCCCTTGCCTAAGCCACTCGGCCACTCCGCCGCGAGCACGTGGCCTCGCGAGTGTCCCTCTCCGAGCGGACGACGGGATTCGAACCCGCGACCCTCACCTTGGCAAGGTGATGCTCTACCAGCTGAGCCACGTCCGCGTGATACGCAGGGGCAGGCCCCCCGTACCCTTCTTTATTGCGAGCCGCCTGGCGGCTCAGAGCGGACGACGGGATTCGAACCCGCGACCCTCACCTTGGCAAGGTGATGCTCTACCAGCTGAGCCACGTCCGCACCGCTGTGAGGTCCTGGGCCGGTCTCCCGGCCGCCGCCCTCGCTGCGATGTGTTGAACTCTAGCGGACTTTCGGCGCGAGCGCGAAATCAAATCGCCCGCGGGGCCGCCGAGCGGGGGCGGGCCGCCGCCGGGCAGGGGCCGGCCCGGCCTCAGTGTTCGGCGCGGCCGGAGGAGACCGGCATGTCCGGCCGGGGCGGGGCGGACAGGTACTGGCCGACCCGCTGGATCACCTTGTTCATCTCGTAGGCGATCAGGCCGACGTCGCTGTCGGTGTCGGAGAGCAGTGCCATGCACGCCCCCTCGCCCGCCGCGGCCACGAAGAGGAAGGCCCCGTCCATCTCGATGATGCTCTGGCGGATCTCCCCGGCGTCGAACTGCCGGCTGGCTCCGGCGGCCAGGCTGTGCAGGCCGGAGGCGATCGCGGCGAGATGCTCCGCGGCGGACCGGTCCAGTCGGCTCGACGAGGCCATCAGCAGGCCGTCGGTGGACAGCACGATGGCGTGCCGGGTTCCTTGAGCGCGGGTGAGGAGGTCGTCCAGCAGCCAGCTCAGTTCGCCAGGGGCGGTGCTCCGAATGGTCATGACTCTCAAGATCTGTCGTGGGGTGGGGCGGGATCGATCGCTTGGCGCGGACTCCCGCGCCGGAGGGGGCGATCCCCGTAAGCGTTGCCCAGATGATAGCCATTCGTAACCCATGTAGCCGGATTTCCGGCCTGTTTCGGTGCGGCGAACGGGTTTCCGGGGCGCCCGGGGAAGCCGGTCACCTGTGCATACGGCGGGCGGAAAGAAGACCGGAAACCGCGGTGCGGCCACTGCCGGACACGGGGCTTGCGCGATGCGGTGCGCGGCCCCTAGCGGAGTGGGCCGGTCGGCCCGCGCCGCGGCGGCCCGCGTGGCAGGATCGGTCCAGATCGGAACCGTCGAATGGTGAGGTGAGAGCGATGCGGGTGTGGATCGCGGGCGCAGGGTACGGCCGCGGGGCGGTCGTGGACGCCGCGGAGGCCCGGATCCCGGCCCTGGACCACGGGATCACCGTGGGCGACGGGGTCTTCGAGACCGTCAAGGGGATCGGCGGGCAGCCGTTCGCGCTCTCCCGGCACCTGCGCCGGCTCGCCCGCTCGGCGGCCGGCATCGGCCTGCCCGAGCCCGACCTGGAGCTGCTGGCCGAGGGGGTGCGCCAGGCCGTGGACGCCGCCCCGGAGGTCCAGGCGGCGAGGATCCGGATCACCATGACCGGCGGGGTGGGGCCGCTCGGCTCCGAGCGCGGAGACGGCGAGCCGACCTACATCGTCGCGGTCGCCCCCATGCCGCCGATGGCGCCGTCCACCGAGGTCTGGGTGGTGCCCTGGACGCGCAACGAGAACGGCGAGCTGGCCGGGCTGAAGACGACCTCCTACGCCGGCAACGTGCGGGCGCTCGCCTACGCCAAGGAGCGGGGGAGCAGCGAGGCGATCTTCGCCAACACCGCGGGGAACCTCTGCGAGGGCACCGGGAGCAACATCTTCCTGGTGGTGCGGGGGCGCCTGGTGACCCCGCCGCTGTCCGCCGGGCCGCTGGCCGGCATCACCCGCGAGCTGGTGCTGGAGTGGGCCGGCGGGGAGGAGACCGACCTGCCGATGTCCGCGCTGGAGGAGGCTTCCGAGGCCTTCCTCACCTCCACCGGCCGCGATGTGCAGCCGATCGGCGCGATCGACGGCCGTGCGCTGCCCGCCGCGCCGGGCCCGGTGACCCGCAAGACGATGGAGGTGTTCGCGGAGCGCTCCGCCTCCGACATGGACCCCTGATCCCCTGGGCCCGGATACGGCGAGTGCCGCGACTCGGTCGGAGTCGCGGCACTCGTCCGTTTGCAGAGGGGGCGGGGGATATGTCGCCGATGCGGTTTGTGCTGGGGAAGGCCGGGGTAAACCACCGGTGTCCCATGCGCACTCACCCCTTCCCAGGGCGCACAGCGGTGTGCCGGGGCCGCTCCCGTAGGCCCCGTGCCGGTGCGCGGGCGGGTCAGGAGAGGTGGCGCTCGATCTCGCTGTCCAGATCGATGTGGTCGGCCTCCTCGCCGGCCGGGACGATCTCGTAGGTGCGGTGCAGGAACTCGGCGAGCGGCGCCACCGGAGCGTCGAACTGGGCCTGCCCGAACGGGGAGGAGAGCGCGATGTTGACGGTGCGCTCGTCGCCGCCCTTGGACGGCCACACCTGGACGTCGCCCTCGCCGACCGGGCGGACGATGCCGACGGTCAGCAGCTCGCGCGCGAAGATCCACTCGACGGGCTCGTCCTCGCCGGTGTGGAAGGCGACCTTGATCGCGTAGGGGTCGTCGGCGGTGTAGTCGAGCCGCGCGACCAGGGGGACCGAGGTGCGCTCCGGGACCAGGAGCTGCAGGCCCAGCTCGGCGCTGGCAGTGGTGCCGCTACTGTTCATGTTCGCCAAACCTTTTCTCGTCCGGCCCCGCGGTGGGGAACCGTTGCCGTCTCACCCGCTCCAACGCGGCCGTCCGCGATCTATGACGCGATAATCGCGGGACTTTTCGCTACCGGATCGCCAAGGGGTGTCCAAGTACGGCCTCTGCGATCCTCGGTCACTGTAATGAGCTGCGGAAACCAGGAATTTCCGGATCATGTGTGTGCCCCGTCACCCATGTGGAGGGGTTCCGGTGGCCTCGCCGCCGCTCGCCGTTCACATCCCCTTTGCCGAGGGGGTTTCACGTTTTACGCGCCCTTGAACGAGCGGAGCCGGTCGGTGGTGAGACCTCGGTCACACCCTGTGCGGTCCTCCGGGGGCGCGGGTTGCACGAGCACCCCGTCGGATGCGCTAGAGTTTTCATTGTTCGCCCCGCCCGAGCAGGCGGGGAGCACCAGGGCGATTAGCTCAGTTGGCTAGAGCGCGTCGTTCACACCGACGAGGTCACTGGTTCGAGTCCAGTATCGCCCACCTGTCGACGAGGTCGACCCCGATCAACCGGAGTCGGCCTTTTTCTTTGGGGTTTCGGCCGGGCCCTCCGCGCGCCCGCGACGCACCGCCCCGGGCCTGTCTCGGGCCGGTGCCGCGCGCCGGGTGGGCGAAGCGCCCCGCTTTCTCCCCGTGCACCCTCTCGGACCAGCGCGGCGGCCGAAAGGTTCGGGCGCGCCCGGGTGAGCCGCACAACAGCGCCGGAGAGCCGGACGCGGGCCATTCAGGGCGCGGGGCAACCGGAAAGAGGCGGTCCGATACGGGGGTGCCCAGGGCCGCCTCAGCGCCGGCCGCCCTTCCGCAGCCTCCTCCGCTCGCGGCGCCGCCGCTCCGCGGCGAACGCGGACTCCTTGGCCCGCACCGCGTAGTTGCGGGCCCGGCGGAGCAGGCCGTGCGCCCAGCCGAACTCGCTGGACAGGATCGCCAGCCCCAGGATGATCCCGGCGATCCCCGGGCCCGGCGTGACGCACATGATGAGGCCCATGACGAGCACGGCGCCGCCGACCACGGCGACCGCCGTCCGCCAGGTGGCATGGAGGATCGGGTGGGAGCGCATCCGCATCCGCCAGATGCGCGTGCGGGCTCGGATGCGGCGCCAGTACCGCTTGCGCGCGGGCGTGGCTCTGGATCCCGCCGGGTCCGGCTCCTCGGTGCCGGTCAGTGGGGTCTGAGTCATGGTGCACACAATATCGGGCAGATCAAGTTCGGGTATACGGGCGGAAACATGGACGTCAATACCCGGTTCGGGCGCGTTCCGGCAGAACCCCGCTCACCTGGGGCGGTTCAGCCTCCGCGCGCGGCGCACCGCCTCCGCGCCGGCGTCGTGACCGAAGATCCACTCGGTCTCGGCCCGCTCCAGATCGCCCAGGAGCGCGGGGCGGTCCTCCGGATCGCCCTCCGCCGGCTCGGTGAACGCGCGCAGCGCGCGGCGCCCCAGGGCGTGGATCCGCTCGGTGCGCTCCCGGCGCGCCTCGGCGTACCCGGCCAGCGCCCGGCCGACGCTGAGCGCGTCGGCGTACCGGAGGAACTCGGCCAGCACCATCGCGTCCTCCACCGCCTGGTCGGCGCCCTGGGCGAAGTAGGGGAGCATCGGGTGCGCGGCGTCGCCGACCAGCACCACCCGGCCGGTGGTCCAGGCGGGGACCGGGTCGTGCTCGTTCAGCTCCCACAGCCCGACCCACTCGGCCCCGGGGACGTCGGCGAGCAGCCGTTCGTCCCAGCCGGTGAAGGCGCGCCCCAGCGCGGCGATCCGGCCCTCGGTGGTCCACGACCCGGGCCCGGGGGAGGGCGCCGGGACGGTCGCCGAGAAGCTGAGCCGGCCGCCCGAGACCGGGTAGTCGGTGAAGTTCCGGTCGTCGCCCACCCAGATCCGGATGCGCGGCTCGCGCTCGGGGGCGGGGCGCCGGTCCGCGGGCACCACCCCGCGGTAGACGGCCTGGCCCGAGGCGCGGTACCGCCCGGGACGGAGCAGGGCGCGCAGCGAGGAGTGCACGCCGTCGGCGCC containing:
- a CDS encoding serine/threonine-protein kinase → MQHPTAPSGGPRLPGGFAPLHPGDPRVIGPFRVVGRIGAGGMGAVYGALGESGERVAVKVIHPRYAQDPGYRERFAREAGLLARVDAECAPAFLGADPQAETPWLATDFVPGRTLKEHVAEVGPLGGRALLSFAAGTAEALAAVHAAGVVHRDVKPANVMLSPTGPRVLDFGIARAAEDARPEERTYGTPGWVAPERLDGGPDSPRSDVFAWGGLVVYAATGRGPFGGGTADELLERARAGAPDLSGVPDELLPVVRAALDRDPARRPDAGEAMRAVLALAGEAEEAGAERDPRARLRALITDAWTGFTDAGRGAGPWVAAASVASLGAGGAVGGALGGGSVGGGAAAPAAAGAVKAAGSSGLIGGVSTATAITSGAVLLTAVVTGSWVAGRVATEQPIIPGTSASASPSAEAPAEEETQRVEFGALTLEVPADWTVHRYQREYQALEATGPTEAETVVLGTDPDTECAEPQGNFGYYGCPHVELHGEAGIAVGSAAFPVTADLPYAPPTEPYSCDQPLNTTEVPPPEETGGLPQDPSAAETVDVDGVPAAFRVWTMGCYDNGTQQAPSTEGPYATFEQRYWLMEEIGVIVVDNHETPGLDEIMADAEVAA
- a CDS encoding haloacid dehalogenase-like hydrolase, whose protein sequence is MRIPARIGASALAVAAAVACAGPGSAAAAEQAGRDADGYCPSLSEDLEWHGDNRAELQRVIDELGICGESGEGGGRGGDRPVAAFDWDNTVTKNDVTDATLVWALQHDEILRPADWSDVNPWLTPAADRALTEACGADVPVGEPLPTSTEAACADEIFSIRSEARTMSGERAFEGQWNHRRTVPEYAWVPQLFAGHTPAEVREITKKARKRALAAPVGSTQKVGTHTVPGYVRYYPQQRDLIRTLGKAGFDVYVVSAGFEPIAETWAAGVGVPPSRTIAIRSVLDGGRITTRNEGCGGAEGGQGEVIPYIEGKRCWVNQEIFGVDGPDAWERQDAGRRIALGSGDSDTDVSFVSDATHARLVLNRNQDEIMCRAYDDADGTWLVNPMFIEPLPQRSEPYPCSSTGYTRPNGSTGPVLRDDGTVIPDQKDTAF
- a CDS encoding roadblock/LC7 domain-containing protein, giving the protein MTIRSTAPGELSWLLDDLLTRAQGTRHAIVLSTDGLLMASSSRLDRSAAEHLAAIASGLHSLAAGASRQFDAGEIRQSIIEMDGAFLFVAAAGEGACMALLSDTDSDVGLIAYEMNKVIQRVGQYLSAPPRPDMPVSSGRAEH
- a CDS encoding aminotransferase class IV, with amino-acid sequence MRVWIAGAGYGRGAVVDAAEARIPALDHGITVGDGVFETVKGIGGQPFALSRHLRRLARSAAGIGLPEPDLELLAEGVRQAVDAAPEVQAARIRITMTGGVGPLGSERGDGEPTYIVAVAPMPPMAPSTEVWVVPWTRNENGELAGLKTTSYAGNVRALAYAKERGSSEAIFANTAGNLCEGTGSNIFLVVRGRLVTPPLSAGPLAGITRELVLEWAGGEETDLPMSALEEASEAFLTSTGRDVQPIGAIDGRALPAAPGPVTRKTMEVFAERSASDMDP
- a CDS encoding SsgA family sporulation/cell division regulator → MNSSGTTASAELGLQLLVPERTSVPLVARLDYTADDPYAIKVAFHTGEDEPVEWIFARELLTVGIVRPVGEGDVQVWPSKGGDERTVNIALSSPFGQAQFDAPVAPLAEFLHRTYEIVPAGEEADHIDLDSEIERHLS
- a CDS encoding PGPGW domain-containing protein; amino-acid sequence: MTQTPLTGTEEPDPAGSRATPARKRYWRRIRARTRIWRMRMRSHPILHATWRTAVAVVGGAVLVMGLIMCVTPGPGIAGIILGLAILSSEFGWAHGLLRRARNYAVRAKESAFAAERRRRERRRLRKGGRR
- a CDS encoding FAD-dependent monooxygenase: MRIVIVGAGIAGLTLAAALAKAGRRCVIVEQAQDFSPVGSGIRLAPNATRLLTGLGLGPALAEASSRPLRRDILGWDDGRLLHSTPLGDEAEKRYGAPLLTLLRSDLHRILLDAVPEGTVRPGRYVTDVLENSDEVTLRCSDGREFHGDVAIGADGVHSSLRALLRPGRYRASGQAVYRGVVPADRRPAPEREPRIRIWVGDDRNFTDYPVSGGRLSFSATVPAPSPGPGSWTTEGRIAALGRAFTGWDERLLADVPGAEWVGLWELNEHDPVPAWTTGRVVLVGDAAHPMLPYFAQGADQAVEDAMVLAEFLRYADALSVGRALAGYAEARRERTERIHALGRRALRAFTEPAEGDPEDRPALLGDLERAETEWIFGHDAGAEAVRRARRLNRPR